The genomic window gtctctgtgtttatcTACATATGCACGCATGAAcggcggttaagagcgttgggcctgtatCCCGGAAAGgtctctggttcgaatcccagagccaactaggtgaaaaattgatatgcccttgagcaaggcacttaaactctaattgctcctctaagtcgctctagataagaccCTGGGTGGAAATGTTACTTTTTGTTCCAATGGCCACTGTGGCAGGCAGATCAAAACAAATCTACCAGCCACTCTGATTTTTTTTACCAGCCTGAGTGTTTTTTTCATCATAATCACACCAAAAATCATAAATGACGGATGAGTATGCTTtgtaatgtggtatattgctgAATTCAATTTCATTTTTGTGACCTGTATTTTAACCAATGTACGTCAAATAAATCATTTAGATACAACAGTAAAAAGTAAAACCGCTTAACAGTTCTACAAGTGAACATCAAGAATCAACAAAGTGCCTTCCCTGCCACAAAATTCTGAGTCATACAACttgttaattattattattagttcaGGGTACATAAGTTTATTTATGAGCACACAAAAATTCAGGAGCACAATTAAATTATGTGAGTGTCTTAATGATAAGACATGACTAAACATTTACGAATAAAAAGGTTTTTGCAGTGTTCCATGCTCAATCAAGCACAATGTACCCCCAAATATTTGAGTGATTAGGCGACACTAAAATGTTCAGCTGCCCCTTTAAGGGGCAGGCCATTACTGTGGTAACAGCACTCAGTGTCTGAGAATCTCTGTGTCAGACAGTTGCAGCAAACTCAAACTAATATTGAACAactagccaagaaacacgaggacaAAGCCACACTTTAGTAGCCTTTCAGGTCAATTTGACCAACTTCTACATTTGGGCTTcggtttaaaataaataaataaaaaattgttttTACCAAATGCTGTGTGTGACCAGCCTGGTGATATTTTTACCCGCCAATGCCAAAGTCTACCCGCATTTGGCGGGTGTTAATTTCCCACCCTGATAAATGTCAAATGTGATGTAAATGTACCAGAGTAGGGTAAAGTTTGCGGGGCCCTGTGGAAAACCCTCATCATGTGACAGTAGGTTGTCTTCCTCCAGTAGTATACTCATGGAGCTGGAGTGGGCTGAGTAGAGCTCCTCTAACTGCTGCCTCTGCAGACACAGAGACTCTCCACCCTACATAAAGACAGAGGACATATGTCAGGCACAGCCACAGACAAGACTACCTGCTGATGTTAGCTAAATGAACTAGCTCAATAAAGATCATTCTGTAGTGGATCCGTAAACAATGAGCATACTTAACCCTCACTTTCAGGGAAAttgttgtttttcagtctttcttTATTGTTAGTGGTGGTCGTACCTTGAGCAGCACAGGCTGTGGACCTCTGCGCATGGCTGCAGACTCTCTGAGGGTCTCAGGGACCTCCAGCACAGAGGACACCTCAGCACAGCCAGAACAGTTGACCAGGCCCTGTCGCAGAGCCCCTGCACTCCACCACTCATGGAAACCTACAGGAGAGAGTGAAGCTGCTGGTACACACTGGCTAGGAACAAACACCCATTGTCTATAGTGAGCAACTATGGATAGTGTCTAAAATAGTATTTTAGACTTACTGTACCTTGCAGGTTGTATTTCTTGGCAATGGGCAGAGCCAGCAGTCTGATGTGGCTGAGGGGGGAGGACCAGTTATGTCCCCCCGTGTACGTCACACCTAGCTGGGGCCGAGTCTGGGGGTAGGTGAAggccagcaccaccaccaccagaaagCCTACTGCTACCACAAACTACAGTATGGAAAAAGAGGAACTAGTGAGAGGATGGTTCATCAATGCAGGGATTGACATTAAGGGTTGCCTTATTGCCCAGGGCAAGTGACCTGTGCAATCATGCAAGATGAGCCTGCTCTGTGGTTTCCCCTTTGGGTAGGTGATTGTGTTTTACTGATAACAAACAAAATGCAAAGAATTCTAGTAGTCTGTTCTTTCTGGTTCCTCCACTGTAGGTGCAAATAGACACTTAAGATTTTTCTGCAAGCGATCATAATCTTTGGGCAACCCAAAAATACTCCTTACTTTCCCGATGGGCAAGTGCCTTTTAGACAGTCCCTGTGTATGATCttacatgagtgtgtgtgtgcagcttaCCTTGATGGTGGCTCGAAGGATGGGGAATTGTGGTGGGTCTCTTCGAGGCTCGTTGGTCTCCAAGACTTGTTTGATAAACTTCTCGATCTCCCTCTCTGACATGCCATAGCGATACCCCGACTGGCGGAGAATATCAATGCTCTCAGACAGCTTGTCGTAGATGCAAGGCTCACTCAGTGTGGTGCCCATGGCAAACAATGTGGTCCAACTGATTTCAGTCAACAGTTAATTTAGGAGGACAGTGCCTCTAGTCTTCGGGTTGCAGCTGCTTCACTCATATTGTCTTCCCTGTTTGAAGTTGAAGAGGTTGGTAAGACAGCACTTCCAAGCCCCAGACAGAAGATACACAAACAATCCTGATTATATGGCTGAACTTGGCATTGGACTGTAGTCAAAACAGACATCTTGTCAATGTCAACACATGCATTCAGAGGCCCATGTGAACTGTATGCAATAAGTAGTAATTTGCACGTTGGACAGAAGCTAAACAGGCAGATAAATCTTTCCTTAGAAATCCACAATGTACAGAACGCATCTAACGTTACTAAGTTCAACTCGATGTCAATCTAACCATTGTAGATATTTGTTATTCTAACATTGTCGTTTTACCTTTATCATACAGTGAGTGTGCCAGCGACAGCAGTGGGGTAAACAAATAaacaatgctaacgttagctagctaattggcTAGGACCCTAACTTAGCTTTGTTACTTTTAACAGGTATAGCTAGCTAGATTTCATAAGCTCAAGGAAACGTCATATTTCAAACAGTGATCTTGAACTCACTGGctatttttattttgttctttttttacagATCTATTGTCTCGTTCATGTTTAGCTTCGTGTCGACCAAGCAGCCTTTCCCACTTGCTTGCTGTTTGAGAATTTGcagtcgtcactagttaccacagccttAAAGTCATAAACCACCTTCgccaatttatcttcttaaaataagattttaaacctaactttaaccacactgctaattttatgcctaaccctaacctaaatgtttgttttcatacatttttatgataggcctatagacaattttgactttgtggctgtggtaactagtggaaaccagaATTTACCGATGTCACTTGACTTCCCTGTTGGACAGATTCACGTTGAGACTGTCAACAGCAGATTCGTGTAGTAAAACTCAAGattgatgtttaaaaaaaaaaaaaagtaaaatattaATTAAAATTAGTTTATATTAATACACTTCTTATTTTTGTATTGGcagtatatttttttcttttacaTGTATATGAGAAATGTGATGAATCTGCTTTATCACAAAATGTAATCTTTTTTTGTAATATCTTTTATCAATCCGCAGAGGGCGCATTTTCGTGAGTGGATCGCAACTAAGCTGGACCCGTTGAACCTCCTTTCACCAAAGCGCCCCTCAGCGCATTGTTTCGCGGATCAGCTGTGAGTGAATCTAAAACCCCACCCAATGAGGAAGGAAAAAAGTGAAGCGAAGCAATACGGACCGCAAGAAAATACGAGGCTTCAAAGCGATTGTCATTCATTAAAGGCGTAAAATCAACACACCGCCGTTTATATTGCGATTTTTAAAGACTGAAAATTAAAGACCTTCTGAGCGCCGCGGCGGTGAAGACAGCCAGTCAGCTGATATTTTGCTACCAGCTCCTAGCCGCTCTCTCAAGATGATAGCCCTGTTTAACAAGCTGTTGGACTGGTTTAAACAGCTATTTTGGAAGGAAGAGATGGAATTGACACTGGTCGGTCTGCAGTATTCGGGAAAGACCACCTTCGTGAACGTGATAGCGGTAATTTCGCTGTTTActcgctctgtgtctgtgtgcgccTTCATATAACTACAGTCATTAGTGTGCACCGATTTACGACGGGAATAGACCGAGGCACAAAGTAGCGGTCCCGTGATTGAAACGCCGCTCCTCCCTTTAATTGCTACAGTGTCGCAGTATTATTTGTAATCAGGACCTTTTCGTCCTAGGCAGAAACAAATaggctatatgtgtgtgtggagtgaatAATGTCCATATTTAATTGCGAATAGGACGGATGGTAGGCTATATTAATTGGCCTATTTGATTTATTGAGGGATGGAGACTGGCTGACTATTTCATCGTATGATGTACTCGCTAGTAGTGATGACGACACCACAAGTGACATCCTAGTTTATGCTGTCGTGAAATACCAGCATTACAACCTTGAAATGGGGCACTGTTATTTCATTGTACACCAGAGTTACACATAACCTAGTGTTCCACACTGCAGGCTACACTTGGCCGCACAATATTTTATCTCTGACACCACCAGTAGGCTAGATGACAGTTGGGCTGCTACATACATTAGCCTCAAATACATGCTTCCTCTTTGACTGTATTCATTGTATCACCCAGAGCTCCTCATTTGTTACTACTTTGTGACAACAACAGCCCTCACACCTGCTCCATTGCAACACTGTATCAATCCTCTCACCAGACAGTCAGTGTGGGTCCTCATTTGACTCCTGTTGGCCTGATGAGGATTTGTTGGATTGCAGTGATATCATCTGCAGTGATATCATAAAGTGTGGTAGTAGGTTGATGGATGTATAATGGTTTGTCAATTCTACAGGTTTATGAATGGTATGTTGAATGAAGAGGAGATGATTACCCTATCTTTATTGTGTTTTCACCCTTCTACCGGTGCTGATGAGTATTCCCTCTAAGGACACACATAAAACCAGGCTGTGCAGAAGAAGGTCATCTGTGTATAAATTCACACCTTACAGTCAGAGCACATAAATTCAACCTGgacatttgtcacatgcaccgaatacaaccggtgtagaccttacagtgaaatgcttacttacaagcccttaaccaacaatgcagttttaagaaaaataagtgttaagtaaataaatatataagttaaaaataacaaataattaaagagcagcagtaaaataacagtagcgatgctatatatagggggtaccggtacagtcaatgtgcaggggcacaggttagtcgaggtaatatgtacatgtaggtagagttaaagtgactatgcatagataataaacagagagtagcagcggtttaaaagagggggaggggggggacaatgtaaatagtctgggtagccatttgatcagctgttcaggagtcttatggcttgggggtagaagctgttatgaagccttttggacctagacttggcgctccggtatcgcttgccatgcgatagcagagagaacagtctatgactagggtggctggagtcttttgacaatttttagggccttcctctgacaccgtctggtatagaggtcctggatggcaggaagtttggccccagtgaagtactgggctgtacgcactaccctctgtagtgccttgtggtcggaggcttagcagttgccataccaggcccatgttgcaaccagtcaggatgctctcgatggtgcagctgtagaaccttttgaggatctgaagacccatgtcaaatcttttcagtctcctgagggggaataggctttgtcatgccctcttcacgactgtcttggtgtgtttggaccatgatagtttggtgatgtgtacaaaaaaaaaatgcatgaaatgaaaaatgaaatgtatgtattcactactgtaagtcgctctggataagagcgtctgctaaatgactaaaatgtaaatgtaaatgtgcacaccaaggaacttgaagcttttagcctgctccacaacagccatgtcgatgagaattggggtgtgctcggtcctccttttcttgttgtccacaatcatctcctttttctTTATCAcattgaggtagaggttgttatcctggcaccacacagccaggtttCTGACCTGGTAGACTGTcttatcattgtcggtgatcaggtgaCACTGTtgtgtcgtgcctggccatgcagtcatgggtgaacagggagtacaggggggtccccgtgttgaggatcagcgtgacaatgtgttgttacctacccttaccacctggggcggcccgtcaggaagtccaggatccatttgcaaagggaggtgtttaatcccaggatccttagcttagtgatgagctttgagggcactatagtgttgaacgctgagctgtagtcaatgaacagcattctcacataggtgttctttttgtccaggtgggaaagggcagtgtggagtgcaatagagattgcatcatctgtggatctgttggggtggaatgcaaattacatttacgtcatttagcagacgctcttatccagagcgacttacaaattggagtgggtctagggtttctgacataatggtgttgttgtgagccatgaccagcctttcaaagcacttcatggctacagacgttagtgctacgggtcggtagtcatttaggcaggttaccttaatgttcttgggcacagggactatggtggtctgcttggaacatgttggtattacagactcagtcagagacaggttgaaaatgttagtggatacacttgccagttggtcagcgcatgctgtAATTCATCTGGCCctgaggccttgtgaatgttgacctgtttaaaggtcttactcgcaTCGGCTACGGAGAGGGTGATCACACAGCCGtcaggaacagctgatgctctcatgcatgcttcagtgttgcttgcctcgaagcaagcatagaaatattttagctcgtctggtaggctcgtgtcactgggtagctcgcGACTGTACTTCCCTTTGTGGTCTATAAAAGTTTACAAGCCCTGctacatccaacgagcgtcagagccggtgtagtacgattcaatcttagtcctgtgttgacgtttagcctgtttgatggttcgtcggagggcataaccttaaataaagtttaaataaataaaaattgcgGGATTTCTTGTTAgtgtccaggttagagtcccgctccttgaaagcggcagctctaccctttagctcagtgtggatgttgcaaGTAATCCATGgctccggagacacctgaaaccccacctctttaaggaatacctgggataggataaagtaatccttctaccccccccaaaatattttgatgcactattgtaaagtggtttttccactggatatcttaaggtgaatgcaccaatttgtaagttgctctggataagagcgtctgctaaatgacttaaatgtaaatgtaaatgcttctggttggggtatgtatgtgcGGTCAGTGTGGGAACTACGTCATCAattcacttattgatgaagccagtgactgatgtggtgtactccctAATGCCTTCGGAAGAATctcggaacatgttccagtctgtgctagcaaaacagtcctgtagcttagcatctgcgtcatctgaccacttctttattgaccaagtcactggtgcttcctactttagtttttgcttgtaagcaggaattaggaggataaaattatggtccgatttgccaaatggagggcgagggagagctttgtacgtctCTCTGTGTGCGGAGTAAAGGTGTTCTAGAGTTGTTTTTTTCTCCtcaggttgcacatttaacatgctggtagaaatgaggtaaaactgatttaagtttctctgcattaaagtTCCTGGTCACTAGGAGCGGCGCCTCTGGAtgaacgttttcctgtttgcttatggccttatacagctcattgagtgcgctcttagtgccagcattggtttgtggtggtaaatagacagctatgaaaaatatagatgaaaactcttggtaaatagtgtctacagcttatcatgacatactctacctcaggtgagaaaatccttgagacttccttaatattttatgcaccagctgttgtttacaaatttacacagaccgccaccccttgtcttaccggaggcagctgttctatctttcCGATGCAGCGTAAaccctgccagctgtatgttatgcatgtcgtcgtttagccacgactcggtgaaacataagatattacagtttttaatgtcctgttggtaggatattcgtgattgtAGCTCGTTTATTTTGTTATCTAATGATTGtatgttggctaataggactgatggtagaggcagattaccaCTTGCTgttggatccttacaaggcaccctgacCTATGACCCCAATATCTCTTTCGAATGagagggatttgggccttgtcgggtgtctcaAGTAAATCCTTCTCATccaactcgttaaagaaaaaatctttgtccactACGAGGTGAGTagtcgctgtcctgatatccagaagctcttttcggtcataagagacgttGGCAGAAACAttttgtacaaaataagttacaaataacatggaaaaaacacacacaatagcacaattgccttaggagcccgtaaaacggcagccatctcctccggttCCATTCTTGCATCTACCTGCTCCAGCTGAGCCCAATCCCCCAGCTACATCCCCAGACCCTGCCCCAGACTCTGCCCTTGCTCCCAGCCCAACCCCAGACCCTGCACTTGTTCCAGCCCCACCTGAGCCCCATCCTCATCCATTACCCAGCCCCTGCTCCATCCACAGCCCCAGGTCTAGCCCATCCCCAGCCTCGTCCCATTTACCCAGCCCCATCACCATCCCCATCCTCATCCCATTACCCGGCCCCATCACCAGCCTCATCCCATTACCCAGCCTCTTCACCATCCCCAGCCTCATCCCATTACCCAGCCTCTTTACCATCCCCAGCCTCATCCCATTACCCAGCCTCTTTACCATCCCCATCCTCATCTCAttacccagccccatccccagcctcGTCCCATTACCCGGCCCCATCCCCAGCCTCATCCCATTACCcggccccatccccatccccagcctCATCCCATTACCCGGCCCCATCCCCAGCCTCATCCCATTACCCGGCCCCATCCCCAGACTCATCCCAttacccagccccatccccagcctcatcccgttacccagccccatccccagccttGTCCCATTACCCGGCCCCATCaccatccccagccccatccccagcctcaTCCCATTACCCAGCCTCTTTACCATCCCCAGCCTCATCCCATTACCCGgccccatcaccatcaccatccccATCCCATTACCCGgccccatcaccatcaccatccccATCCCATTACCCAGCCCAATCCCCAGCCTCATCCCATTACCCAGCCTCTTTACCATCCCCAGCCTCATCTCATTACCCACCCCCATCCCATTACCCAGCCTCTTTACCATCCCCAGTCTCATCCCAttacccagccccatccccagcctcaTCCCATTACCCAGCCTCTCCACCATCCCCAGCCTCATCCCATTACCCAGCTCCAGCCTCATCCCATTACCCAGCCTCTTTACCATCCCCAGCCTCATCTCATTACCCGGCCCCATCATCATCCCCAGCCTCATCCCATTACCCGGCCCCATCCCCAGCCTCATCCCATTACCCGGccccatcaccacccccaggccCACTGTTTAGTTCATGGCTTTCAAACTCACTGTCTGGGGCCATATCCATCTGGTTTCACAGACCGTCCAATACCCAAGTTACTGATCCTTATGGTGTATCTGTTTAGCTGCCACAGGTGGCAGTGAGTAGGGTTGTGCTGTCTTGTTGGAGGAATGAGAATGCTGTTGGCTCTGGCTCTGGTCTTGGCTCCCCACTGAGTGCTAGACAGGGATTTGGGAAGACGGTGACTTAGAGACTCGTCCTTGTTTGTCAGATCCTCCCATCTGGGCATTTTGGTGTCTCATCTGTCTCATAACAGTCCCATTGAGCAGCAGTTAAGTGTCCTTTAACTGTCTGCTTTTATTACACAACTGAAGGCCCTTATTATATCATCGTATCCAGACAATTACATCTTACTTAACAATGAGTTTCATGGGATGTTGATACCATGTTGTGAGGACAATGGCCCTACTTGACCGTGTTCTCCTGAGGATCAGAGGGATACTCTGGGATGCTCTTGGATACTCTGGGATATTAAGGTCAGATGTTGTTCAGTGGTTATAAAGGTGATACAAAGGCCTCACTTATTTCCTCCCAAGATAATGAGGGCGCTCCATAATCTAATCAATAGGTTGACTGTAGGCTAATCCTGTTAACCTTCTACATAGGCTCCCGGGTTTCAGTTCATATATCCAGGAATGTTTGACCTTTTGAAGAAATTGTAAAAAACAATAAgtgatttctgtattttttaaAAATCTTTCCATTCAATTTGGACtgtcccactgtagctcagttggtagagcatggcgcttgcaacgccagggttgtgggttcgattcccacggggggccagtatttaaaaatgtaataaaatgtatgcactctactgtaagtcgctctggataagagcgtctgctaaatgactaaaatgtaaaaaatgttatggaAGTTTACATCAAAATAGGGATTTCGGTCAAAACCACAGTTTTGATTGATTCCATGTGAACTTTTAGCACAATATTTTAGCATTAGGAAATATGCAGCTTTTGCATTAGGAAATacactttttgacagcaccccctttgatttgaacaaaaccttcCATA from Salmo trutta chromosome 16, fSalTru1.1, whole genome shotgun sequence includes these protein-coding regions:
- the c16h6orf89 gene encoding bombesin receptor-activated protein C6orf89 homolog: MGTTLSEPCIYDKLSESIDILRQSGYRYGMSEREIEKFIKQVLETNEPRRDPPQFPILRATIKFVVAVGFLVVVVLAFTYPQTRPQLGVTYTGGHNWSSPLSHIRLLALPIAKKYNLQGFHEWWSAGALRQGLVNCSGCAEVSSVLEVPETLRESAAMRRGPQPVLLKGGESLCLQRQQLEELYSAHSSSMSILLEEDNLLSHDEGFPQGPANFTLLWRFASGAREKVLRWLFPKAELCPLLDSAGTTLQRCLVTHSANSQSRGVRVLGWLVVGEGLPTVRVVPVHRCQKHCSSFNLWLGPGDMVYADPRYWQMELFPGRDQNIVCDGSTF